One window of the Thermasporomyces composti genome contains the following:
- a CDS encoding zinc-binding dehydrogenase — protein sequence MASQHALAAVWNGPAEGFQLTEIPLPTLADGEVLVEVEAATLCGSDLHTIAGERSTPLPTVLGHEMVGTVVAVEGQVETHDGRRVTPGMRVTWSVGASCGDCPRCRRGLPQKCRTLRKYGHEAMTDTWRLNGGLATHCHLVPGTGIVAVPDELATEVVAPANCATATVVSAFRQLHASEAGLVVVQGCGMLGLTAVSYAKAQGVETVIASDVAPERLELARRCGASVVATPDDLPDQVAAHSDGEGAEVVLDVTGSSTAVAAALDLLALGGRLGLVGSVFPAPAIQLDPEMVVRRMLTLRGVHNYTPDDLAVAVDFLTRADHELLRSLVARTFPLAELDQAVTYARTKRPPRVAVDPRMTSPGGVCDASR from the coding sequence ATGGCCAGCCAGCACGCGCTCGCGGCCGTGTGGAACGGCCCAGCGGAGGGCTTCCAGCTCACGGAGATTCCCCTGCCCACGCTCGCGGACGGCGAGGTGCTGGTCGAGGTGGAGGCGGCGACGCTGTGCGGGAGCGACCTGCACACGATCGCCGGCGAACGGTCGACACCGCTCCCCACCGTGCTCGGCCACGAGATGGTGGGCACCGTCGTCGCCGTCGAGGGGCAGGTCGAGACCCATGACGGACGGCGGGTGACACCCGGCATGCGGGTCACCTGGTCGGTCGGCGCCTCCTGCGGCGACTGCCCGCGCTGCCGACGCGGCCTGCCCCAGAAGTGCCGCACGCTGCGAAAGTACGGCCACGAGGCGATGACCGACACGTGGCGGCTCAACGGCGGGTTGGCGACCCACTGTCATCTGGTGCCGGGGACCGGGATCGTCGCGGTGCCCGACGAGTTGGCCACCGAGGTGGTTGCGCCGGCCAACTGCGCGACCGCCACGGTGGTCAGTGCGTTCCGCCAGCTTCACGCCAGCGAGGCGGGGCTCGTCGTGGTCCAAGGCTGCGGCATGCTCGGCCTGACCGCGGTCAGCTACGCCAAGGCCCAAGGCGTGGAGACGGTCATCGCCTCCGACGTCGCGCCGGAGCGGCTCGAGCTCGCCCGGCGGTGTGGCGCCTCGGTCGTCGCCACGCCGGACGACCTGCCGGACCAGGTGGCGGCCCACAGCGACGGTGAGGGCGCCGAGGTCGTCCTCGACGTCACCGGCAGCAGCACGGCCGTCGCGGCCGCGCTCGACCTGCTCGCCCTAGGCGGCCGGCTCGGCCTCGTCGGCTCGGTCTTCCCCGCCCCAGCCATCCAGCTCGACCCGGAGATGGTCGTCCGGCGCATGCTGACGCTGCGCGGCGTCCACAACTACACCCCTGACGATCTCGCGGTCGCCGTCGACTTCCTCACCCGAGCCGACCACGAGCTCCTGCGCAGCCTCGTCGCCAGGACCTTCCCCCTCGCCGAGCTGGACCAGGCGGTCACCTACGCGAGGACGAAGCGCCCACCGCGGGTCGCCGTCGACCCACGGATGACCTCCCCGGGAGGAGTGTGCGATGCGTCGCGTTGA
- a CDS encoding aldehyde dehydrogenase family protein, with protein MRRVDPQHLGNYIAGAWREGQSGKHRRNVNPADIHDHIGDFTESGVVDVEWAVDAAAEAFADWRARGPIARAEVLRRAGRLLEERREVLAATITREQGKRLVEARAEVDRALTILDFTVGEARRLNGVTTPAEDPRTVAMTFRRPIGVVGLITPWNFPVAIPMWKVAPALLSGCTAVLKPSPFTPLTAALLVQAFHDADLPPGVLNLVQGDRAAGEALVAHPAVAGVSFTGSLAVGLAIQQVGASRLLKTQLELGGKNALIVLDDAELDRAVDAIIHGAFGQAGQRCSATSRVIVDRTVKEDLLDRLVTRVQAMRVGPGTDPAVDVGPVVNEERLEACLNAIERAVADGATVACGGRRLTDGLPEGYYVAPTVLRDVPEQSEIAQEEIFGPVLAVLDCDGLDDAIRIANSVRYGMSGTVFTKDLTRAFEALDRLEAGMLHVNRPGVGAYAHLPHVGTKSSQYGPPECSPQVWDFYTEWRSACVAY; from the coding sequence ATGCGTCGCGTTGATCCACAGCACCTCGGCAACTACATCGCGGGAGCGTGGCGGGAAGGGCAGAGCGGCAAGCACCGTCGCAACGTCAATCCCGCCGACATCCACGACCACATCGGCGACTTCACCGAGTCGGGTGTCGTCGACGTCGAGTGGGCGGTCGACGCCGCCGCCGAGGCGTTCGCCGACTGGCGGGCACGCGGGCCGATCGCCCGGGCGGAGGTGCTGCGGCGTGCGGGGCGCCTGCTGGAGGAGCGCCGCGAGGTGCTGGCCGCGACGATCACCCGCGAGCAGGGCAAGCGGCTGGTCGAGGCACGCGCCGAGGTCGACCGGGCCCTGACGATCCTCGACTTCACCGTCGGGGAGGCGCGGCGGCTCAACGGCGTCACCACCCCGGCGGAGGACCCACGCACGGTGGCGATGACCTTCCGCCGCCCGATCGGGGTGGTGGGTCTCATCACCCCGTGGAACTTCCCCGTCGCCATTCCCATGTGGAAGGTCGCTCCCGCGCTGCTGTCCGGCTGTACCGCGGTCCTCAAGCCGTCCCCGTTCACGCCGTTGACCGCGGCGCTGCTCGTCCAGGCGTTCCACGACGCCGACCTACCGCCAGGCGTGCTCAACCTGGTCCAGGGTGACCGGGCGGCGGGGGAAGCGCTCGTCGCCCACCCCGCTGTCGCCGGCGTCTCCTTCACCGGCTCTCTCGCGGTGGGTCTCGCCATCCAGCAGGTAGGGGCCTCCCGGCTGCTCAAGACCCAACTGGAGCTCGGCGGCAAGAACGCGTTGATCGTGCTCGACGACGCCGAGCTCGACCGGGCGGTGGACGCGATCATCCACGGCGCGTTCGGACAAGCCGGCCAGCGGTGCAGCGCCACCAGCCGAGTGATCGTCGACCGCACCGTCAAGGAGGACTTGCTCGATCGGCTCGTGACCCGGGTCCAGGCCATGCGGGTGGGCCCCGGGACCGACCCAGCGGTCGATGTCGGTCCCGTGGTCAACGAGGAGCGGCTCGAGGCCTGCCTGAACGCGATCGAGCGGGCGGTGGCCGACGGCGCCACGGTCGCGTGCGGCGGACGTCGCCTCACCGACGGGCTGCCTGAGGGGTACTACGTCGCGCCGACGGTGCTGCGGGACGTGCCCGAGCAGTCCGAGATCGCCCAGGAGGAGATCTTCGGCCCGGTCCTGGCCGTCCTCGACTGCGACGGCCTCGACGACGCGATCCGCATCGCCAACTCGGTGCGCTACGGCATGTCCGGCACGGTCTTCACCAAGGACCTCACCCGGGCGTTCGAGGCGCTCGACCGGCTCGAGGCGGGCATGCTGCACGTCAACCGCCCAGGCGTCGGCGCGTACGCCCACCTGCCGCACGTGGGAACGAAGAGCTCTCAGTACGGACCACCGGAGTGCTCGCCGCAGGTCTGGGACTTCTACACCGAATGGCGCTCGGCGTGCGTCGCGTACTAG
- a CDS encoding LysR family transcriptional regulator, with protein sequence MRLNFHRLWLFLQVVECGGFSAAAQKLYMSQPSVSNQVRQLEASLGATLIDRSGAKVRPTAEGEVLAEYARRLFLLADEAVTAVRQVQGLTVGHLTVGGSTTVGTYLLPPLLARFRQDYPHIGADLVVANAEEVNRRLLDGEIGLAVIAGRPRSGQLQWEQVGTDRLILVAPPGHRLVGRVVDADELAGESFLVREPGSHTRELQTVALHQWGLDLEPAEVWGPEALKQAVGAGLGLSLISEYAVHHELREGRLATIVVEPAPPERPIVAVHRRDRLLSPAEQAFLRLLRRREEWPAPSDAR encoded by the coding sequence ATGCGGCTGAACTTCCACCGACTGTGGCTCTTCCTGCAGGTCGTCGAGTGCGGTGGCTTCTCGGCGGCCGCGCAGAAGCTCTACATGAGCCAACCGTCGGTGTCCAACCAGGTGCGCCAGCTGGAAGCGTCGCTCGGCGCGACGCTGATCGATCGGTCCGGGGCGAAGGTGCGGCCCACCGCTGAGGGCGAGGTGCTCGCGGAGTACGCCCGACGGTTGTTCCTGCTGGCCGACGAGGCCGTCACGGCCGTCCGACAGGTGCAAGGGCTCACGGTCGGACACCTGACCGTCGGTGGCTCGACGACGGTCGGCACGTACCTGCTGCCGCCGCTGCTCGCCCGGTTCCGTCAGGACTATCCCCACATCGGCGCGGACCTGGTCGTCGCGAACGCTGAGGAGGTCAACCGCCGTCTCCTCGACGGGGAGATCGGCTTGGCGGTCATCGCGGGTCGGCCGCGGTCCGGCCAGCTGCAGTGGGAGCAGGTGGGAACCGACCGGCTCATCCTCGTCGCGCCACCCGGGCATCGGCTCGTGGGGCGCGTCGTGGACGCCGACGAGCTGGCGGGCGAGAGCTTCCTAGTGCGGGAACCTGGCTCCCACACCAGGGAGCTGCAGACGGTGGCGCTCCATCAGTGGGGCCTGGACCTGGAGCCGGCGGAGGTGTGGGGCCCCGAGGCGCTCAAGCAGGCGGTCGGCGCCGGCTTGGGGCTGTCGCTCATCTCCGAGTACGCCGTCCACCACGAGCTTCGCGAGGGACGCCTGGCGACCATCGTGGTGGAGCCAGCACCGCCGGAGCGGCCGATCGTGGCCGTGCACCGCCGCGACCGCCTGTTGTCCCCCGCCGAGCAGGCGTTCCTGCGCCTCCTGCGTCGGCGGGAGGAGTGGCCGGCCCCTTCGGATGCGCGGTGA
- a CDS encoding PPOX class F420-dependent oxidoreductase, producing the protein MSDALAPLRSSSVVMLTSYRRDGRGVGTMVGIRVDGDRAYVTTRSKTWKVKRIARNPKVTVAPCTRRGKVTGPAVECLARVVDTNPRESFGMRFWVWVYRVFYRDVPVTYELTPVETAAS; encoded by the coding sequence ATGAGCGACGCGTTGGCGCCGTTGCGCTCGTCCTCGGTCGTCATGCTCACCAGCTACCGCCGAGACGGCCGCGGCGTCGGAACGATGGTCGGCATCCGTGTGGACGGCGACCGCGCATATGTCACCACCCGGTCGAAGACCTGGAAGGTCAAGCGCATCGCCCGCAACCCGAAGGTCACCGTCGCGCCGTGCACCCGGCGTGGAAAGGTGACGGGTCCCGCCGTCGAGTGTCTGGCCCGTGTGGTCGACACCAACCCGCGGGAGTCCTTCGGCATGCGGTTCTGGGTGTGGGTCTACCGCGTCTTCTACCGGGACGTCCCGGTCACCTACGAGCTGACGCCGGTGGAGACGGCTGCCTCGTAG
- a CDS encoding SgcJ/EcaC family oxidoreductase, with the protein MDPTPITELLNRMVAAWNAGDAAAFAEVFTEDADYITFFGAHLKGRKEIEAAHEPLFTHALKGSRIGQPSTGSAGPTIRFLSEDVALVVSRGGTVLAGQSTPTPDRDSIMTLTAVRGPKGWRLASFQNTRVTPMPNPSSAWKEAR; encoded by the coding sequence ATGGATCCCACTCCCATCACCGAGCTGCTCAACCGCATGGTCGCCGCGTGGAACGCCGGTGACGCGGCGGCGTTCGCCGAGGTGTTCACCGAGGACGCCGACTACATCACGTTCTTCGGCGCCCACCTGAAGGGCCGGAAGGAGATCGAGGCCGCCCACGAACCGCTGTTCACCCACGCGCTCAAGGGGTCCCGGATCGGGCAGCCGTCGACCGGCTCGGCGGGCCCCACGATCCGGTTCCTCAGTGAGGACGTCGCGCTCGTGGTCAGCCGAGGCGGCACCGTGCTGGCCGGGCAGTCCACGCCCACGCCCGACCGTGACTCGATCATGACGCTCACCGCCGTGCGCGGGCCGAAGGGTTGGCGGCTGGCGTCGTTCCAGAACACGCGCGTGACGCCGATGCCCAACCCGAGCTCGGCTTGGAAGGAGGCGAGATGA
- a CDS encoding PadR family transcriptional regulator, translated as MARRPSNRDLVELTVLTLLAHGPKHPYELHRFILDTHKDYVTGLPRSLYHAVDRLAAHELIQPVATSRAGRRPERTVYQITAEGRAELGSRLTRLLEQPDPDSTVLSAAVSLCGSLPPAAVERALQTRAVTLEATLKALDAHAAGLQERGLPRVLVLELESERAIRSAELTWVRQILAELRDGTLTWQPLLEEHEIGPSGGSSGKEVSATDH; from the coding sequence GTGGCCCGTCGGCCCAGCAACCGTGACCTGGTCGAGCTCACCGTGCTCACCCTTCTCGCGCACGGGCCGAAGCACCCGTACGAGCTGCACCGCTTCATCCTCGACACGCACAAGGACTACGTGACCGGCCTGCCTCGCAGCCTCTACCACGCGGTCGATCGGCTCGCCGCCCATGAGCTGATCCAGCCCGTGGCGACCAGCCGCGCCGGCCGCCGTCCGGAGCGGACGGTCTACCAGATCACCGCGGAGGGGCGAGCCGAGCTCGGCAGCCGGCTGACCCGCCTGCTCGAGCAGCCCGACCCCGACAGCACCGTCCTCTCCGCCGCCGTGTCGCTGTGTGGGAGCCTGCCGCCCGCCGCCGTCGAGCGGGCTCTCCAGACCCGCGCGGTCACCCTGGAGGCCACCCTCAAGGCGCTCGACGCGCACGCCGCCGGCCTCCAGGAGCGCGGGCTGCCGCGCGTCCTCGTCCTCGAGCTGGAATCGGAGCGCGCGATTCGCTCCGCCGAGCTGACGTGGGTGCGGCAGATCCTGGCCGAACTACGCGACGGGACGTTGACCTGGCAACCACTGCTCGAGGAACACGAGATCGGTCCGAGTGGTGGGTCGTCCGGAAAGGAGGTCAGCGCGACAGACCACTAG
- a CDS encoding helix-hairpin-helix domain-containing protein, with the protein MWALVPLVSAGLFAWVPALYAWVKLRERELLRSTVGLAVLSGLAFVLVSLDPSMDDPSAEPGLAGSIGVVLALVAMGAGTVQAFRLRSRVFGVGGEAIDHTPSRAAIAQVQYARARRAEARAIVERDPAMARELRIGRPDVSGRTYDDGGLVDLNHVGPEVMVHVLELSPEHAEEIVRVRAEIHGFASLEELSAYTSLPPPVVEGLRERAIFLRY; encoded by the coding sequence TTGTGGGCGCTGGTCCCCCTCGTCAGCGCCGGACTGTTCGCCTGGGTTCCGGCGCTGTACGCGTGGGTGAAGCTCCGGGAACGCGAGCTGCTCCGCTCGACGGTGGGCCTCGCGGTGCTCTCCGGGCTCGCCTTCGTCCTGGTCTCCCTCGACCCGTCGATGGACGACCCCAGCGCAGAGCCGGGCCTCGCCGGATCGATCGGCGTGGTCCTCGCGCTGGTCGCCATGGGGGCGGGGACGGTGCAGGCGTTCCGGCTGCGGTCACGGGTCTTCGGTGTCGGTGGTGAGGCGATCGACCACACACCGTCCCGTGCCGCCATCGCACAGGTGCAGTACGCGCGGGCCCGGCGTGCTGAGGCGCGGGCGATCGTCGAGAGGGACCCGGCCATGGCGCGGGAGCTGCGCATCGGTCGGCCCGACGTGTCGGGTCGGACGTACGACGACGGTGGCCTGGTCGACCTCAACCACGTGGGGCCCGAGGTGATGGTCCACGTCCTCGAGCTGTCGCCCGAGCACGCCGAGGAGATCGTGCGGGTGCGCGCGGAGATCCACGGCTTCGCCAGCCTCGAGGAGCTCAGCGCCTACACGAGCCTGCCGCCGCCGGTCGTCGAGGGGCTGCGCGAACGCGCGATCTTCCTGCGGTACTGA
- a CDS encoding family 16 glycoside hydrolase, with amino-acid sequence MSDHPHQWLKPNRRSLLKAVGTGALAAAAPVSLGAPAAAAPPTTKTRGSTAPTHAAWTDLPLLSGEEFPIGLWWPPPPFQTTLERYQEIKDAGFTFTHSNNYLWADHQIQRRALEMAHQVGLQLVIDDPTIRWLRNDFEITTRGGDFTLTPEQAATKIRQVIDLYRPSSYWRIEDGRLLQDGGTGAGSVGLSRAGADWTDYTFAFDTAPRPTGGGGHAQAGWAFRAQDPANTYVWLLANAGYAPEGAPGYLAKALFVNGAPVWVRAVPLEITVTPDTWYHVETTVEGDTITTSINGQVVDTTTDDTYRTGKVGFREAGSESALFDNVQVTALDGTVLLVDDFSGTLSKWDPPNAGGYPSFVGLDVYDEPSPDKFETLARIVEIMREEHPDYLPYINLFPTTDPNYVRQFVEVVKPALISFDRYPLLIDGSDDPHYFLNWAIVREEGLRANLPTWIFIQTLAYAGHREPTAAEILWQINVSLAYGCKGIQYFTYWTPDPARGEAFESALITVDGQRTPRYDAAKEINNGWLAPVGRELKPLVSESVVHANESPLPAGASGFTPNDYVRQVSGDAVILGQFRSTDTEDTTRWLFVANRAHSRPATARLTMNRANVKDVLRFDPASRRYEPLRNSAVVEVSLPAGAAALYQLRTS; translated from the coding sequence ATGTCCGACCATCCGCACCAGTGGCTGAAGCCGAACCGTCGCAGCCTGCTCAAGGCGGTCGGCACGGGCGCCCTCGCCGCGGCCGCCCCAGTGTCGCTGGGTGCCCCCGCCGCCGCGGCGCCGCCGACCACGAAGACACGCGGGTCCACAGCTCCCACTCACGCGGCCTGGACCGACCTTCCGCTGCTGAGCGGCGAGGAGTTCCCGATCGGGCTGTGGTGGCCACCACCGCCGTTCCAGACGACGCTCGAGCGCTACCAGGAGATCAAGGACGCTGGCTTCACCTTCACCCACAGCAACAACTACCTGTGGGCCGACCACCAGATCCAGCGACGGGCGCTCGAGATGGCCCACCAGGTGGGCTTGCAGCTCGTCATCGACGACCCCACGATCCGGTGGCTCCGCAACGACTTCGAGATCACCACGAGGGGTGGCGACTTCACGCTCACCCCCGAGCAGGCGGCGACCAAGATCCGTCAGGTCATCGACCTCTACCGGCCCAGCAGCTACTGGCGGATCGAGGACGGCCGCCTCCTCCAGGACGGCGGCACCGGAGCCGGCAGCGTCGGCCTCTCCCGCGCGGGCGCCGACTGGACCGACTACACGTTCGCGTTCGACACGGCGCCACGCCCGACCGGTGGCGGCGGCCACGCGCAGGCCGGCTGGGCCTTCCGGGCGCAGGACCCGGCGAACACCTACGTGTGGCTGCTCGCCAACGCCGGCTACGCCCCCGAGGGAGCGCCCGGCTACCTGGCGAAGGCGCTCTTCGTCAACGGCGCTCCCGTCTGGGTCCGAGCCGTCCCACTCGAGATCACCGTCACACCGGACACCTGGTACCACGTCGAGACCACGGTGGAGGGTGACACGATCACCACCTCCATCAACGGGCAGGTCGTCGACACCACCACCGACGACACGTACCGGACCGGCAAGGTCGGCTTTCGCGAGGCCGGATCCGAGTCCGCCCTCTTCGACAACGTCCAGGTGACCGCCCTGGACGGGACCGTGCTCCTCGTCGACGACTTCTCCGGCACGCTCAGCAAGTGGGATCCGCCCAATGCCGGCGGCTATCCCTCCTTCGTCGGCCTGGACGTCTACGACGAGCCGAGCCCGGACAAGTTCGAGACCCTCGCGCGGATCGTCGAGATCATGCGCGAGGAGCACCCGGACTACCTGCCCTACATCAACCTCTTCCCGACGACCGACCCGAACTACGTCCGGCAGTTCGTCGAGGTCGTCAAGCCGGCCCTGATCTCCTTCGACCGCTACCCGCTCCTGATCGACGGAAGTGACGACCCGCACTACTTCCTCAACTGGGCGATCGTCCGGGAGGAAGGGCTGCGCGCCAACCTGCCGACGTGGATCTTCATCCAGACCCTCGCCTACGCCGGGCACCGCGAGCCCACCGCCGCCGAGATCCTCTGGCAGATCAACGTGAGCCTGGCCTACGGCTGCAAGGGCATCCAGTACTTCACCTACTGGACACCCGATCCAGCCCGTGGGGAGGCCTTCGAGTCCGCGCTCATCACGGTCGACGGTCAACGCACCCCGCGGTACGACGCGGCCAAGGAGATCAACAACGGCTGGCTCGCACCGGTCGGTCGGGAGCTCAAGCCGCTGGTGTCGGAATCCGTCGTCCACGCCAACGAGAGCCCTCTGCCCGCCGGGGCGAGCGGGTTCACCCCGAACGACTACGTGCGCCAGGTCAGCGGCGACGCCGTGATTCTCGGGCAGTTCCGCAGCACCGACACGGAGGACACCACGCGCTGGCTGTTCGTCGCCAACCGCGCGCACAGCAGGCCGGCCACGGCTCGGCTCACCATGAACCGCGCGAACGTCAAGGACGTCCTCCGCTTCGACCCGGCCAGCCGACGCTACGAGCCGCTACGCAACAGCGCCGTCGTCGAGGTGAGCCTCCCCGCCGGGGCCGCCGCGCTGTACCAGCTCAGGACCTCCTGA
- a CDS encoding discoidin domain-containing protein, with the protein MGPLPRREFLSLGGGVVAAAAGFSPTLTPVSTRRAPTREATIPHPSRLGDENDEARFYYRLLLLHTRWVETLWDDAVGHYPLADYNIVHVLGNAVLLTMGDYDADLAGVSRDTLRDHTLATIDYAARTNFYATGSTWGDGGYEWGGAIFWDGTMESYFVAAARLLWDDLSAETREAVDAIAIGGAEYVASLEDTEDPRSGGWSSNGLKGGYRADSKIEEMGAKSMPLATGLAYFPDHPSAPRWREWLTRWMSNMTGLPSADRHNHTLLEGRPVSWWNEAHNIFDTYIVENHGSYAPMYQESVGAYPGRNAIHFLIAGQPLPDVMWAQPNADGLWRTLRHLGTAAGLTAHPMIADRHHLYGRDVLPLTWRRLGQGDRFLARGERMLIEHLEPYLLHPPEYRLTKFTGEPKYEPEARAEVAIAYLLHRWRDRLRGDVTPVSETAYWDDVAGVTDYGADVGLLAHQSRESLAMVVTKPGYVKLAFLPEHDDWFLDVAGSAPAFLPSTQTTIEGVTTTVYHRESDGFDGTATLLRLPTGFAGYATLPGGMVVYASSGHADGEGALRLFCLRMPGVRGLDGDRTFTGPNGSVTLTDTGGDGDVDELTFPAVQARHVRMLGVRPATQYGYSLWSFEVYAEGGDTDLARGRPTTASSSFSEEYRPEYATDGDPTTRWAVSGEERPRPDSWLAVDLGEVHTVDRVRLHWETAYGAEYRIQVSVDGQTWTDAVRVPASHTFPTGWVNVDDRVGFLVRGSRNPIRVSARSLTLSDGPAAGSAGMVIEAYPGVSAAVTASLAHQPAATTETPGLAASTAAGHLSLFNLSGADLTGLVRVPRAAERVPLYLGPGSIKEQVVNRDGVTVGVQLGAATARIAPPAFELAVDSAPDVAVRASVSDPRVVRLTNTADETCRLRLTCLATGETRPVTLPPGGTRTVRFRRR; encoded by the coding sequence ATGGGACCCCTGCCTCGCCGTGAGTTCCTCAGCCTCGGTGGAGGCGTGGTGGCCGCGGCGGCTGGCTTCTCACCGACCCTCACCCCCGTCTCGACGAGACGCGCACCCACGAGGGAGGCCACGATTCCCCACCCGTCACGCCTCGGTGACGAGAACGACGAGGCACGCTTCTACTACCGCCTGCTGCTGCTTCACACCCGGTGGGTGGAGACGCTGTGGGACGACGCCGTGGGCCACTACCCCCTGGCCGACTACAACATCGTCCACGTCCTCGGCAACGCGGTCCTGCTGACGATGGGCGACTACGACGCCGACCTCGCCGGCGTGTCCCGCGACACGCTGCGCGACCACACCCTCGCCACCATCGACTACGCCGCCCGCACCAACTTCTACGCGACCGGCTCCACGTGGGGTGACGGCGGCTACGAGTGGGGTGGCGCCATCTTCTGGGACGGCACGATGGAGTCGTACTTCGTCGCCGCCGCCCGTCTGCTGTGGGACGACCTCTCGGCCGAGACGAGGGAGGCCGTCGACGCCATCGCGATCGGGGGAGCGGAGTACGTCGCGAGCCTCGAGGACACCGAAGACCCACGCAGCGGCGGATGGTCGTCCAACGGCCTCAAGGGCGGTTACCGCGCCGACTCCAAGATCGAGGAGATGGGCGCGAAGTCGATGCCCTTGGCGACCGGTCTGGCGTACTTCCCGGACCATCCCTCGGCACCGCGCTGGCGGGAATGGCTGACCCGCTGGATGTCGAACATGACCGGGCTGCCGTCCGCTGACCGCCACAACCACACCCTGCTCGAGGGGCGTCCCGTCTCGTGGTGGAACGAGGCGCACAACATCTTCGACACCTACATCGTGGAGAACCACGGGTCGTACGCCCCGATGTACCAGGAGTCCGTCGGCGCCTACCCGGGGCGCAACGCGATCCACTTCCTCATCGCCGGCCAGCCGCTCCCCGACGTCATGTGGGCGCAGCCGAACGCCGACGGCCTGTGGCGGACGCTGCGCCACCTCGGCACGGCCGCCGGCCTCACCGCGCATCCGATGATCGCGGACCGACACCATCTCTACGGCCGGGACGTGTTGCCGCTGACGTGGCGCCGACTCGGCCAAGGTGACCGGTTCCTCGCCCGCGGCGAGCGGATGCTCATCGAGCACCTCGAGCCGTACCTGCTCCATCCGCCGGAGTACCGCCTCACGAAGTTCACCGGCGAACCCAAGTACGAGCCGGAGGCGCGCGCGGAGGTCGCGATCGCGTACCTGCTCCATCGATGGCGCGACCGCCTGCGTGGCGACGTGACGCCCGTGTCGGAGACGGCCTACTGGGACGACGTCGCCGGTGTCACCGACTACGGCGCCGACGTCGGGCTGCTCGCCCACCAGTCGCGGGAGTCGCTGGCGATGGTGGTCACCAAGCCCGGCTACGTCAAGCTGGCCTTTCTCCCCGAGCACGACGACTGGTTCCTCGACGTGGCGGGGAGCGCTCCGGCGTTCCTGCCGTCGACGCAGACCACCATCGAGGGCGTCACGACCACGGTGTACCACCGGGAGTCGGACGGCTTCGACGGGACCGCCACGCTGCTGCGCCTGCCGACAGGGTTCGCCGGATACGCCACGCTGCCCGGCGGTATGGTCGTCTACGCCAGCTCCGGGCACGCGGACGGCGAGGGCGCGCTGCGCCTGTTCTGCCTCCGCATGCCAGGGGTACGTGGACTCGACGGCGACCGCACCTTCACCGGACCGAACGGCAGCGTGACCCTCACCGACACCGGCGGTGACGGCGACGTCGATGAGCTGACCTTCCCGGCCGTGCAGGCCCGCCACGTGCGCATGCTCGGCGTCCGACCGGCCACCCAGTACGGCTACTCGCTCTGGTCGTTCGAGGTCTACGCCGAGGGCGGGGACACCGACCTGGCTCGCGGTCGACCGACCACCGCGTCGTCCTCGTTCAGCGAGGAGTACCGACCCGAGTACGCCACCGACGGCGACCCGACCACGCGGTGGGCGGTGTCCGGCGAGGAACGGCCACGCCCGGACAGCTGGCTCGCCGTCGACCTCGGAGAAGTCCACACGGTGGATCGGGTGCGACTCCACTGGGAGACGGCGTACGGCGCGGAGTACCGCATCCAGGTGTCCGTCGACGGACAGACCTGGACCGACGCTGTGCGAGTCCCCGCCTCCCACACCTTCCCGACCGGCTGGGTGAACGTCGACGACCGCGTCGGTTTCCTCGTCCGAGGGAGCCGCAACCCCATCCGGGTGTCGGCCCGCTCCCTCACCCTGTCCGACGGCCCGGCCGCTGGGAGCGCTGGCATGGTCATCGAGGCCTACCCCGGCGTGAGCGCCGCCGTGACGGCCTCGCTCGCCCACCAGCCCGCCGCCACCACCGAGACCCCTGGCCTGGCGGCGAGCACCGCGGCGGGACACCTCAGCCTGTTCAACCTCTCCGGCGCCGACCTCACGGGACTGGTCCGGGTGCCCCGCGCCGCCGAGCGGGTCCCGCTCTACCTCGGACCGGGGTCCATCAAGGAGCAGGTCGTGAACCGGGACGGGGTGACGGTGGGCGTCCAGCTCGGCGCCGCCACCGCGCGGATCGCCCCACCGGCATTCGAGCTGGCAGTGGACAGCGCCCCGGACGTGGCCGTGCGGGCGAGCGTGTCCGATCCGCGGGTGGTGCGCCTCACCAACACCGCCGACGAGACGTGCCGGCTGCGCCTGACCTGCCTGGCGACCGGCGAGACCCGGCCGGTCACGCTGCCGCCAGGCGGCACCAGGACCGTGCGGTTCCGTCGCCGCTGA